A single genomic interval of Streptomyces sp. NBC_00663 harbors:
- a CDS encoding ABC transporter ATP-binding protein, with the protein MTTDTTTVTGTTVLDARGVTMRFGGLTAVRNVDLQVNSGEIVGLIGPNGAGKTTFFNCLTGLYIPTEGEVRYKGAVLPPKSFKVTAAGIARTFQNIRLFANMTVLENVLVGRHTRTKEGLWSALLRGPGFHRAEKASRERAMELLEFVGLASKAEHLARNLPYGEQRKLEIARALASEPGLLLLDEPTAGMNPQETRATEELVFAIRDKGIAVLVIEHDMRFIFNLCDRVAVLVQGEKLVEGDSATVQGDERVIAAYLGEPFENAPGDEEAAEVEAAEAGTPSDATPGKENDR; encoded by the coding sequence ATGACCACCGACACCACCACCGTCACCGGGACCACCGTCCTCGACGCCCGCGGCGTCACCATGCGCTTCGGCGGCCTGACCGCCGTACGCAACGTCGACCTCCAGGTCAACAGCGGCGAGATCGTCGGACTCATCGGCCCCAACGGCGCCGGCAAGACGACCTTCTTCAACTGCCTGACGGGGTTGTACATCCCCACGGAAGGCGAAGTCCGCTACAAGGGCGCCGTCCTGCCGCCCAAGTCCTTCAAGGTCACCGCCGCCGGCATCGCCCGCACCTTCCAGAACATCCGTCTGTTCGCCAACATGACGGTCCTGGAGAACGTGCTCGTCGGCCGCCACACCCGGACGAAGGAAGGCCTCTGGTCCGCACTGCTCCGCGGCCCCGGCTTCCACAGGGCCGAGAAGGCCTCGCGTGAACGCGCCATGGAGCTGCTGGAGTTCGTGGGCCTCGCGAGCAAGGCCGAGCACCTGGCTCGCAATCTCCCCTACGGCGAACAGCGCAAGCTGGAGATCGCGCGAGCCCTGGCCAGCGAGCCGGGCCTGCTCCTGCTCGACGAGCCCACGGCCGGCATGAACCCCCAGGAGACCCGCGCCACCGAGGAACTGGTCTTCGCCATCCGCGACAAGGGCATCGCCGTACTCGTCATCGAGCACGACATGCGCTTCATCTTCAACCTCTGCGACCGCGTAGCCGTCCTTGTCCAGGGCGAGAAGCTGGTGGAGGGCGACAGCGCCACCGTCCAGGGCGACGAACGCGTCATCGCCGCCTACCTCGGCGAACCCTTCGAGAACGCCCCCGGCGACGAGGAAGCAGCCGAAGTCGAAGCAGCCGAAGCAGGCACCCCGTCGGACGCCACGCCCGGCAAGGAGAACGACCGATGA
- a CDS encoding branched-chain amino acid ABC transporter permease, with product MTTQTTQSPSAPAHKDGATKGLVGLPENVGRALATVGGALAVASTFLAWTWTSEFPGDLTYYGYPGGLQVLVLIGGALTALFGLASYGVKGLRWLTPAGADSSVKLAALGTFATAWYTVIAISAQLGGVVNLEPGGYIVAIVTLAALLGAFSLPFERPEPDPVDPEDTGWEQFKHGVRHNWSVFKASIASGTPRKAPALPTYAEILVIVAAMAVGLTVFTYGIGTEYDELFVGFLITVGFGFSALAKAGLVARVSAITGKHRTITMFGAFIAAALFPFTQSDDQYATIGVYILIFATVALGLNIVVGLAGLLDLGYVAFLGVGAYTAAMVSGSPASPFDVHLPFWLSALLGAAVAMVFGVLIGAPTLRLRGDYLAIVTLGFGEIFRITVLNMDGTSGPDITNGSNGISSIPNLDILGFDFGKSHDILGFTIARFANYFLLMLLITLIVVVVFQRSSDSRIGRAWIAIREDETAALAMGINGFRVKLIAFALGASLAGLAGSVQAHVTYTVTPEQYQFAHVVPPNSAFLLAAVVLGGMGTIAGPLVGAALLYLIPAKLQFLGDYQLFAFGLALVLLMRFRPEGLIPNRRRQLEFHEEAEAPAVLSKTGV from the coding sequence ATGACGACACAGACCACCCAGTCCCCCAGCGCCCCCGCCCACAAGGACGGCGCCACCAAGGGCCTCGTCGGCCTCCCCGAGAACGTCGGCCGCGCCCTCGCCACCGTCGGCGGCGCCCTCGCCGTCGCCTCCACCTTCCTCGCCTGGACCTGGACCTCCGAGTTCCCCGGCGACCTCACCTACTACGGCTACCCGGGTGGCCTCCAGGTCCTCGTCCTCATCGGCGGCGCCCTCACCGCCCTGTTCGGCCTCGCGTCGTACGGCGTCAAGGGCCTGCGCTGGCTGACCCCGGCCGGTGCGGACAGCTCCGTCAAGCTCGCCGCACTCGGCACCTTCGCCACCGCCTGGTACACGGTCATCGCGATCAGCGCCCAGCTCGGCGGCGTCGTCAACCTCGAACCCGGCGGCTACATCGTCGCGATCGTCACCCTGGCCGCCCTCCTCGGCGCCTTCTCCCTGCCCTTCGAACGCCCCGAGCCCGACCCCGTCGACCCCGAAGACACCGGCTGGGAGCAGTTCAAGCACGGCGTGCGCCACAACTGGTCGGTCTTCAAGGCCTCCATCGCCTCCGGCACGCCCCGCAAGGCCCCGGCCCTCCCCACCTACGCCGAGATCCTGGTCATCGTCGCCGCCATGGCCGTCGGCCTGACCGTCTTCACCTACGGCATCGGCACCGAGTACGACGAACTCTTCGTCGGCTTCCTCATCACGGTCGGCTTCGGCTTCTCCGCCCTGGCCAAGGCCGGGCTCGTGGCCCGGGTCTCGGCCATCACCGGCAAACACCGCACCATCACCATGTTCGGCGCGTTCATCGCCGCCGCGCTCTTCCCCTTCACCCAGTCCGACGACCAGTACGCGACCATCGGCGTCTACATCCTGATCTTCGCCACCGTCGCCCTCGGCCTGAACATCGTCGTCGGCCTCGCCGGCCTCCTCGACCTCGGATACGTCGCCTTCCTCGGCGTCGGCGCCTACACCGCGGCCATGGTCTCCGGCTCCCCCGCCTCGCCGTTCGACGTGCACCTGCCGTTCTGGCTCTCGGCGCTGCTCGGCGCCGCCGTCGCCATGGTCTTCGGCGTCCTCATCGGCGCCCCCACCCTGCGACTGCGCGGCGACTACCTCGCCATCGTGACCCTCGGCTTCGGTGAGATCTTCCGTATCACCGTCCTCAACATGGACGGCACCTCCGGACCCGACATCACCAACGGCTCCAACGGCATCTCCTCGATCCCGAACCTCGACATCCTCGGGTTCGACTTCGGCAAGTCGCACGACATCCTCGGCTTCACCATCGCGCGCTTCGCCAACTACTTCCTGCTGATGCTGCTCATCACGCTCATCGTCGTGGTGGTCTTCCAGCGCAGCAGCGACTCGCGCATCGGCCGCGCCTGGATCGCCATCCGCGAGGACGAGACCGCCGCCCTCGCCATGGGCATCAACGGCTTCCGCGTCAAGCTGATCGCCTTCGCCCTCGGTGCCTCCCTGGCCGGCCTCGCCGGCTCGGTCCAGGCCCACGTCACCTACACCGTGACGCCGGAGCAGTACCAGTTCGCCCACGTGGTCCCGCCCAACTCGGCCTTCCTGCTCGCCGCGGTCGTCCTCGGCGGCATGGGCACCATCGCCGGACCCCTCGTCGGCGCCGCGCTGCTCTACCTCATCCCGGCCAAGCTCCAGTTCCTCGGCGACTACCAGCTCTTCGCCTTCGGACTCGCGCTCGTCCTCCTGATGCGCTTCCGCCCCGAGGGCCTCATCCCCAACCGGCGCCGCCAGCTCGAATTCCACGAAGAGGCCGAAGCGCCCGCAGTCCTCAGCAAGACAGGGGTCTGA
- a CDS encoding ANTAR domain-containing response regulator produces MTAPESPQPVDAPDDDKSHVPPLTTRVVIAEDEALIRLDLKEMLEEEGYSVVGEAGDGEQAIELAREHQPDLVILDVKMPKMDGISAAEKIAEERIAPVLMLTAFSQRDLVERARDAGAMAYLVKPFSKSDVVPAIEMAVSRFTELKELEKEVADLTLRLETRKLVDRAKSILQTEYGLTEPAAFRWIQKTSMDRRMSMQQVAEAVIQDADEKKASKG; encoded by the coding sequence GTGACCGCCCCCGAGTCGCCCCAGCCCGTAGACGCGCCCGACGACGACAAGTCGCACGTGCCTCCGCTGACGACCCGTGTCGTCATCGCCGAGGACGAGGCACTGATCCGGCTCGACCTCAAAGAGATGCTCGAGGAAGAGGGCTACAGCGTCGTAGGCGAGGCCGGTGACGGTGAGCAGGCCATCGAGCTCGCCCGTGAGCACCAGCCGGATCTCGTGATCCTCGATGTGAAGATGCCGAAGATGGACGGTATCTCCGCCGCCGAGAAGATCGCCGAGGAGCGCATCGCACCCGTGCTGATGCTCACCGCCTTCTCGCAGCGCGACCTCGTCGAGCGTGCTCGCGACGCCGGTGCCATGGCCTACCTCGTGAAGCCGTTCAGCAAGAGTGACGTCGTGCCGGCCATCGAGATGGCTGTGTCCCGGTTCACCGAGCTGAAGGAGCTGGAGAAGGAGGTCGCCGACCTCACGCTCCGGCTGGAGACGCGCAAGCTCGTCGACCGCGCGAAGTCCATCCTCCAGACCGAGTACGGACTGACCGAGCCCGCCGCGTTCCGGTGGATCCAGAAGACGTCCATGGACCGGCGTATGTCGATGCAGCAGGTCGCCGAGGCCGTCATCCAGGACGCCGATGAGAAGAAGGCGTCCAAGGGCTGA
- a CDS encoding ABC transporter ATP-binding protein — MTALLEVEDLRVAYGKIEAVKGISFKVEAGEVVTLIGTNGAGKTTTLRTLSGLLKPVGGQIKFGGKSLKKVPAHDIVSLGLAHSPEGRHIFPRMTIEDNLRLGAFLRNDRAGIEKDIQRAYDLFPILGERRKQAAGTLSGGEQQMLAMGRALMSQPKLLMLDEPSMGLSPIMMQKIMATIAELKSQGTTILLVEQNAQAALSLADHGHVMEIGKIVLSGTGQDLLHDESVRKAYLGED; from the coding sequence ATGACCGCACTCCTCGAGGTCGAGGACCTCCGCGTCGCCTACGGCAAGATCGAAGCCGTCAAGGGCATCTCCTTCAAGGTCGAGGCAGGCGAGGTCGTCACCCTCATCGGCACCAACGGCGCCGGCAAGACGACCACCCTGCGCACCCTGTCCGGCCTGCTCAAGCCGGTCGGCGGTCAGATCAAGTTCGGCGGCAAGTCGCTGAAGAAGGTCCCCGCCCACGACATCGTCTCGCTGGGACTGGCCCACTCCCCCGAGGGCCGGCACATCTTCCCCCGCATGACGATCGAGGACAACCTCCGCCTCGGCGCCTTCCTGCGCAACGACAGGGCAGGCATCGAGAAGGACATCCAGCGCGCCTACGACCTCTTCCCCATCCTCGGAGAGCGTCGCAAGCAGGCCGCCGGAACCCTGTCCGGCGGCGAGCAGCAGATGCTGGCCATGGGCCGCGCGCTCATGTCCCAGCCGAAGCTGCTCATGCTGGACGAGCCCTCCATGGGCCTCTCCCCGATCATGATGCAGAAGATCATGGCGACGATCGCCGAGCTGAAGTCCCAGGGCACGACGATCCTCCTCGTCGAGCAGAACGCCCAGGCGGCCCTGTCCCTGGCCGACCACGGCCACGTGATGGAGATCGGCAAGATCGTCCTGTCGGGCACGGGCCAGGACCTCCTGCACGACGAGTCGGTCCGCAAGGCATACCTCGGCGAGGACTAG
- a CDS encoding branched-chain amino acid ABC transporter permease yields MNELPQQLVNGLLLGAMYGLVAIGYTMVYGIVQLINFAHGEIFMIGGFGALTVYLYVLPDGTTMWVALPLMLVGAVIAAVLVAVGAERFAYRPLRTAPRLAPLITAIGLSLALQQAVWAWYPGAKESINFPEIPGGPFEIGSVTIQTGDIFLFIAAPVSMAILAYFVMKTRTGRGMQATAQDPDTAKLMGINTDRIIVVAFALGALFAAVGAVAYGLKYGQVQFRMGFILGLKAFTAAVLGGIGNIYGAMLGGLVLGLAETMATAYIADVPGFDLLGGQSWANVWAFVLLILVLLVRPQGLLGERVADRA; encoded by the coding sequence ATGGCATTGTCCAGCTCATCAACTTCGCCCACGGCGAGATCTTCATGATCGGAGGGTTCGGAGCCCTCACGGTCTATCTGTACGTACTGCCCGACGGCACCACCATGTGGGTCGCACTGCCACTGATGCTCGTGGGAGCCGTCATCGCAGCCGTCCTCGTCGCCGTCGGAGCGGAACGGTTCGCCTACCGCCCCCTGCGCACCGCCCCGCGCCTCGCGCCCCTCATCACCGCCATCGGCCTCTCCCTCGCCCTCCAGCAGGCGGTATGGGCCTGGTACCCCGGCGCCAAGGAGTCCATCAACTTCCCCGAGATCCCGGGCGGACCCTTCGAGATCGGCAGCGTCACCATTCAGACCGGTGACATCTTCCTGTTCATCGCCGCCCCCGTCAGCATGGCGATCCTCGCCTACTTCGTCATGAAGACCCGCACCGGCCGCGGCATGCAGGCCACCGCCCAGGACCCCGACACCGCCAAGCTCATGGGCATCAACACCGACCGCATCATCGTGGTCGCCTTCGCCCTCGGCGCCCTGTTCGCCGCCGTCGGAGCCGTCGCCTACGGCCTCAAGTACGGCCAGGTCCAGTTCCGCATGGGCTTCATCCTCGGCCTCAAGGCCTTCACCGCCGCGGTCCTCGGCGGCATCGGCAACATCTACGGCGCCATGCTCGGCGGCCTCGTCCTCGGCCTGGCCGAGACCATGGCCACCGCCTACATCGCCGACGTCCCCGGCTTCGACCTGCTCGGCGGCCAGTCCTGGGCCAACGTCTGGGCCTTCGTACTCCTCATCCTCGTACTCCTCGTCAGGCCACAGGGTCTGCTCGGCGAGCGCGTCGCGGACAGGGCGTGA
- the pyk gene encoding pyruvate kinase, protein MRRAKIVCTLGPATDTYGQIKALVEAGMDVARFNLSHGGYAEHEERYHHVRKASDETGHSVGLLADLQGPKIRLGRFAEGPVLLERGDSFTITVEEGAEGNQQRCGTTYAGLADDVTPGERILVDDGKVCLEVTGVDGPLVHTTVVEGGVISDHKGLNLPGVAVSVPALSEKDEADLRWALRAGFDVIALSFVRSGRDIEDVHRIMDEEGRRLPVIAKVEKPQAVDAIDDIVAAFDGIMVARGDLGVEMPLEQVPIVQKRAIKLAKRNAKPVIVATQMLDSMIDNSRPTRAEASDVANAVIDGTDAVMLSGETSVGKYAVETVRTMARIVEAAEEDILAKGLPPLTERNKPRTQGGAVARAAAEMGDFLGAKFLVAFTQSGDTARRLSRYRSPIPLLAFTPEAATRSQLNLTWGVETFLGPRVESTDAMVDQVDELLLKYGRCEKGDVVVITAGSPPGVAGSTNLVRVHHVGEDDSPK, encoded by the coding sequence ATGCGCCGAGCCAAAATCGTCTGCACCCTGGGCCCCGCCACCGACACGTACGGCCAGATCAAAGCCCTGGTCGAAGCCGGAATGGACGTAGCCCGCTTCAACCTCAGCCACGGCGGCTACGCCGAGCACGAGGAGCGCTACCACCACGTCCGCAAAGCCTCCGACGAAACCGGCCACAGCGTCGGCCTGCTCGCCGACCTTCAGGGCCCGAAGATCCGCCTCGGCCGCTTCGCCGAGGGTCCGGTACTCCTTGAACGCGGCGACTCCTTCACCATCACGGTGGAGGAGGGGGCGGAGGGGAACCAGCAGCGCTGCGGGACGACGTACGCGGGCCTGGCGGACGACGTGACACCGGGGGAGCGCATCCTGGTGGACGACGGCAAGGTGTGCCTGGAGGTCACCGGGGTCGACGGCCCGCTCGTCCACACCACGGTCGTCGAGGGCGGCGTGATCTCCGACCACAAGGGCCTGAACCTCCCGGGCGTGGCAGTCTCCGTCCCGGCCCTGTCGGAGAAGGACGAAGCCGACCTGCGCTGGGCGCTGCGCGCCGGCTTCGACGTCATCGCCCTGTCCTTCGTCCGCTCCGGCCGGGACATCGAGGACGTCCACCGGATCATGGACGAGGAAGGGCGCCGACTGCCCGTCATCGCCAAGGTGGAGAAGCCGCAGGCGGTGGACGCGATCGACGACATCGTGGCGGCGTTCGACGGGATCATGGTGGCGCGGGGGGACCTGGGCGTCGAAATGCCCCTGGAACAGGTCCCGATCGTCCAGAAGCGCGCGATCAAACTGGCGAAGCGCAACGCCAAGCCGGTCATCGTCGCCACGCAGATGCTGGACTCGATGATCGACAACTCGCGGCCGACGAGGGCGGAGGCGTCGGATGTCGCCAACGCGGTCATCGACGGCACGGACGCGGTGATGCTGTCCGGCGAGACGAGCGTCGGCAAGTACGCGGTGGAGACGGTCCGGACGATGGCCCGGATCGTGGAGGCTGCGGAAGAGGACATCCTCGCGAAGGGCTTGCCCCCGCTGACGGAACGGAACAAGCCCCGTACCCAGGGCGGTGCGGTGGCGCGGGCCGCGGCGGAGATGGGCGACTTCCTGGGCGCCAAGTTCCTGGTGGCGTTCACCCAGTCCGGGGACACGGCGAGGCGGTTGTCCCGGTACCGATCGCCGATTCCGCTGTTGGCCTTCACCCCGGAGGCGGCTACTCGGTCGCAGTTGAATCTGACGTGGGGTGTGGAGACGTTTCTGGGGCCGCGGGTCGAATCGACGGACGCGATGGTCGACCAGGTGGATGAGCTGTTGTTGAAGTACGGGCGGTGTGAGAAGGGGGACGTGGTGGTCATTACGGCCGGTTCGCCGCCCGGGGTCGCGGGGTCGACGAACCTGGTCCGGGTGCATCACGTGGGGGAGGACGACAGCCCGAAGTAG